CTCCAGTCAGATCAGCCAAACCCAGCATATAATCATTATCAGTTATTGTTGTAACCACTTTCCGTTGTTCATCATTCTCTGTGATCACAAACTCGAGTTCCTTCTGAACCTCTGGGAATGTGATGATCTGACCAGTAGCCATGATAGAGAACATGGTCCTAGCTTCAACAAATTCTTGGAAGCCATTAGTCACAGCCCGCAAGTGTAAGTAAGCGGGACTGAACTCAAGCTCTATGCCAATGCTTTTGATTGGTCCATTGATAAGCTTTTGAATCCGATCATTGGCATCTGCTAGGACTTTTGCATTTGATTCTTTActgaaaatgtagaaatattattaagtaaatccCAGAAAGTGTATTGAGATATTTCATATTTGACTGTGATTATAGAATACTCACGTCATAGCAGAATGAAGGACAAAAATGATCCGTTTGCTTTCAATGGTAATGTCTCTGGATAGTTTGACGAGCCTCTCATGTCTGTCTTGACGCGCAGTCAGCTTTAATGATATATCTTTGAAAATTGCCAGAACTGGACTGTCTTCTGGGAGAGCTAAGGCGTTTTCCCGCGCCACTGACGATAGACTCGGCGGATTTGGATTCGGCGCTCTACGGTTGCCGCGGTAATGTCTTCCTATAAGAAcacccttattaattattatgtataaaaaacttAAGATATCTCTAAATGGAAGATCTTTATGGTATTCTCTGACTGATTAGTGGGTAGAGGTGACCACAATTCgaactttttgtaaaatttgcAAGTATTATGTTTTACGAACCTGGGCCAGGCATATTGATAATGCAGCGAATGGAATgctttaaactttacaaaacacAGAGGGAgttaactatttatttagtattttaataaatgcgttTCCTCGCTAATAATAATGGCAGTACGTTCAAGCCTCGTTGCAGTATTGATTTTTGTGAGTaaactcttttttatttatttgctgtcATTTTGACACCCACTTGGCATGTGTTACCAGATTATAAAGCAGAGCTTACAGGTCAACAGAAAAGGTGGATTtcttgcttttaatttaataatttagaggTTTGTTTCGTGATCTATgcctcattatttttaataagctaaAATATTGAATCGTTGGTTAATCggattcaaaaataataattcagatCTGTACTGCACTTATGAATCACTTGGTCGGTCACTGTACGACTTACCTACGTCaaagtttattattcattcaataCAGTATCCTCAGTGAAACTCGACTCATCACTCAGTCgagttttgatttaaaactaaCAATAATTGAAGTAGTAAGTGGCTTTTGGATTGGGATAACTTTATGTTAAATAGTATAGGCATTTTGTGTCGGAAAGTTCGTAATAAATTGTGATTTCAGGTATTCGCGTCGACTGCCCAGAGTCCGCGAATTTCTGCTTATCAACCGATATCGTTGGGTGTGACTAGCTTCCCGTTTGCTGAGAAACTTAAGGTAaatatgtactaaaattacttgATTTAGAAATTAATGACGCTAtacgtttaataaataagattattcGTGTTTCAGGTTACTAAAAATGTCCCAAACTCTAACATTTGGAGATTCTTGTGCGCCGGTAACTTGCCATGCGTGGAATAAGGATAGAACCCGTAAGTTATTTCATTATACATTTGTGTAGTTAAATCACACGAAGCCGTAGCATGTTTTTTTAGCCATCCGTAACATAGAGATTGTGGGCAAATTTAAGGTGCCTAACAGCAAACCCTGGGTGGTCTAATAAAGGCAATCTGACTTaccaatatttattgtattacagAAATAGCATTTTCTCCTAACAACAATGAAGTTCACATCTATCAAAAAGAAGGTAATGATTGGAAGCAAACCAACAACCTAGTGGAACACGACCTGAAGGTGATGGGGTATTGACTGGGCTCCCAACACTAACCGCATTGTAACTTGTTCTGTTGACCGCAATGCTTACGTCTGGACTCAAGGAGATGATGGAAAATGACAACAACCTTGGTCCTCCTTCGTATCAACCGAGCTGCAACCTGTGTAAAATGGTCTCCAATGGAAACAAGTTTGCTGTAGGGTCTGGAGCTAGGTTAATCTCCATTTGTTACTTTGAGAAGGAGAACAACTGGTGGGTCTCCAAACACATCAAAAAGCCTATTCGTTCAACTGTGACAAGCATTGACTGGCATCCAAATAACATTCTCTTGGTTGCTGGCTCAGCAGACTTCAAAGTAAGGGTGTTCTCAGCTTACATTAAAGATATTGAAGACCAACCTGGACCAAATG
This genomic interval from Trichoplusia ni isolate ovarian cell line Hi5 unplaced genomic scaffold, tn1 tig00000150, whole genome shotgun sequence contains the following:
- the LOC113506944 gene encoding translin-associated protein X-like, yielding MPGPGRHYRGNRRAPNPNPPSLSSVARENALALPEDSPVLAIFKDISLKLTARQDRHERLVKLSRDITIESKRIIFVLHSAMTKESNAKVLADANDRIQKLINGPIKSIGIELEFSPAYLHLRAVTNGFQEFVEARTMFSIMATGQIITFPEVQKELEFVITENDEQRKVVTTITDNDYMLGLADLTGELMRKAINSVSTGESEDCIQACQLVRDLYTGYLGITNNRHLLRKLTTTRANVNKVEMAVYALRVRGSGPAPLLGPGNPPAPDIDAPTGLSDDEGYY